Below is a window of Spelaeicoccus albus DNA.
ACGATGGCGTCCACCGATGGTGATTCGCCGCCCGGTTCGGTGACCACGGCGACGTCGGCGCCGTGCACTTGATCCATGAACACAAGTCCGGACGCCGGCAGCCCCAGCGCGTGCGAAAGCTCCGCACGGTTGGTGCTGACGGCGGACGGCGTGTCGTCCACGTGTGATCCGAGGTTGAACGAATCGTACCGGCCGGCACTGAAGCCACCCAGCCGATCGGTGAATGCAGCGTGCGCTTCGCCGCCGTTATCCGCTCGGAGAACGCGCCGGACGCTCAGCATGTCTTACTTCAAGAAGTCCGGGATATCCAGATCGTCGTCCCGCCGGCGAGTGGTTTCCTCGTCGAGTACTTGCGGCACGTCGTCGCCCGACGACCCGTTCTCGGCTACCGACACGTCCCGCGGTTCGGGCGCGGCGGGTATCGAGCCGGTGGGCACGTCGGCCGGCACGGGCTGCGGAGAAGCTGCCGGCACGGACGGGATGGTGCCCGCCGCCGAGGCGCCCGGAGCCGCCTCGGCGTCTGCGGGGGTGACCATGTCGAATCCGGCCGCAATGACCGTGACGCGGCATTCGTCGCCGAGCGAATCGTCGATGACGGCACCGAAGATGATGTTCGCTTCGGGATGCGCGGCCTCTTGGACGAGACGCGCAGCCTCGTTGATTTCGAACAGCCCGAGATCCGACCCGCCCTGCACGCTGAGCAGCACTCCGTGGGCGCCGTCGATGCTGGCTTCCAGCAGCGGCGATGCGATCGCGGCTTCGGCCGCTTGAATCGCACGGTCCTCTCCACGGGCCGAGCCGATTCCCATCAGGGCCGAGCCGGCGCCCTGCATCACGGACTTCACGTCCGCGAAGTCGAGGTTGATCAGACCGGGTGTCGTGATGAGGTCGGTGATGCCCTGCACGCCGGAAAGCAACACCTGATCGGCAGACTGGAAAGCTTCGAGCATGCTGACGTTGCGGTCGGAGATCGACAGCAGCCTGTCGTTCGGAATGACGATCAGCGTATCGACTTCCTCGCGCAGCGCGGTAATGCCGCTTTCGGCCTGCTGCGAGCGGCGGCGTCCTTCGAAGGTGAACGGCCGGGTGACGACGCCGATAGTCAACGCGCCCATCGCGCGGGCGATCCGGGCCACGACCGGCGCGCCGCCCGTGCCGGTTCCGCCGCCCTCACCGGCCGTGACGAAGACCATGTCGGCGCCCTTGAGCACCTCTTCGATCTCCGACTCGTGATCTTCGGCGGCCTTCTTGCCGACCTCGGGATCCGCGCCGGCGCCAAGGCCGCGCGTCAAGTCCCGTCCGACTTCGAGTTTCACGTCGGCATCGCACATCAGCAATGCCTGCGCGTCGGTGTTGATGGCGACGAATTCGACGCCCTTGAGTCCGACGTCAATCATCCGCTGAACGGCGTTGACGCCGCCGCCGCCGGTACCGACGACCTTGATGACGGCCAGATAGTTCTGCGGAGCTGCCAAGACGATGCCCTCTCAAAAGGTTAACCTTCAAGTTGAAGGTTAGTGTTATGTCAACCTGTTATAACGACGCTATGGTCAACGCGAGCGTCTGTGCAATAACCGAGCCCGCGTGTCGCCAAAGTTGCCGCCTATTTACTTGGTGGTCGGCTCTTTCGGAACGCTGACGTTGATATAACGAGCGTCAGTCTTCATCAACATCCCGAGTACTTTGGCCTTGAGCTTCCCATTGTGTCCGTCACCCCACCGGATTTTCAATCCGGACCGCAATGTGAACTCGACACCCGAGCTGCTTGTCGCCGATACCGACTCCACTTTTTTCGCTATGTGCTCGGGCAGCGCGTCCATGGCCGACAGGGCCGCGCGGATCGCTCCGGCACCGGCGGTCGACACGTCGATGTCGAGTACGGGTATCCC
It encodes the following:
- the ftsZ gene encoding cell division protein FtsZ — its product is MAAPQNYLAVIKVVGTGGGGVNAVQRMIDVGLKGVEFVAINTDAQALLMCDADVKLEVGRDLTRGLGAGADPEVGKKAAEDHESEIEEVLKGADMVFVTAGEGGGTGTGGAPVVARIARAMGALTIGVVTRPFTFEGRRRSQQAESGITALREEVDTLIVIPNDRLLSISDRNVSMLEAFQSADQVLLSGVQGITDLITTPGLINLDFADVKSVMQGAGSALMGIGSARGEDRAIQAAEAAIASPLLEASIDGAHGVLLSVQGGSDLGLFEINEAARLVQEAAHPEANIIFGAVIDDSLGDECRVTVIAAGFDMVTPADAEAAPGASAAGTIPSVPAASPQPVPADVPTGSIPAAPEPRDVSVAENGSSGDDVPQVLDEETTRRRDDDLDIPDFLK